The nucleotide sequence AGAACGACAAGGTTGTGAGTGGTTACACAGGGTCGATACATACGCTATGTAGGTGCATGGCGGAAGGGCCTGTGGGTGTACCTGCATGCCCACAGGTAGGTATGTTTGTGGGCATTTGTGCATACATAGTTGTGCTGTAAAAAAAATACAAGAGAGCACATAGGAGGCCTGGGCATGGAAACCTTAGACATGTCCAAACACCTGGGCATGATAACTGACCATAACCCCTGGAGGCATCTAGGTCAAATGATGTAACACTTCATAAAACGAAGGTTCtctattccaacttggagaatAGCATCCGGGGTCCCTACTAGCTTGCAGGCAGCCATCTAGGGGAGTGGCTCTTGGTCTCTTCCTGTTTGGAGAGAGAAACCAAAGACTCAGGGAAGCTCTTCCGGCTAATGACCCACTCTAACCTCAGCTGCCTCCAGCCTGAGGCCTCAAACCTCAGCTGATGCCCAGCTGCCATTACTCAGCACTCTGACTAGGGGCAAAAttcaaattcattttttaaaagaccagaCTTCCTGTGCTGCTAGAGACTAGGGGAACCCCCAAAACTCATCCTAAGACACTGTTAACTTGGAACTGTAGCCACTTCCCAGGGTCACCTTTTAGCCAATCACTGCGCCTCCAGGGCTCTTCAATAATAGAGGAGCCAATAAACAATCATCTATGCAGAAtgcgccccttcccacagaaggAGATCAAACTGGAAACACTGGCCCAAATGCAAAGAAGAGAAGGCAGGAGGGACAAGGAAACTCGGGGGCCGGCAACCGGAACACAGGACAGAGTTGGGCAAGCTGGCCCgtgcgggtgggggtgagggccACCAGTACCACAGAATGTTTGAATTGATGAATGGGAAACCAAtgtgctgtgtaaactttcacctaaaacaccattcagtgttttggttttttttaaaaggctttaAGGGAAGGAATTCTTTTGAAAAGTGAAtagaagtttatttttaaaacactgcTGATGTTTTATAAAAGGATTTCCGTTTACCTGGTACACGCATTACATGCTCGTAGGAGGTTTTCTGGCTCTGTAGAAAATGCTTAGGAAAATGTATAGTGCATCATGTCCACGCAATTCCTTaacacatttttcttccacaagGTGTCTTCCACTGACAGGTTTCCATATTGCACATGCTGCTCCACTCACACGATCAGTTCTATGACAGCAAACACGAGCCTAGGGAATTACAGAGCCAAGTGGGCCAGACAGGTCTCCCCTAGCACTGGAGAGTGCCAGTCTTGTAAAATGCCTGGCTACATTTCTGTATTGCCTGTAGTGCCTAGTCCATATTTGCTGAAGGTGCCCTTGGTGTtatccaggagctcaggggaaaTAAGCTCACGCTAATTACATGTCAAAGTACTTCCGtgttcacacacacagaacctggAAACGCacgtgaggcccttcctcttggtTTGCTGATAATTGCATGGGGAAACAGGTTACATTTTTAAAGGCCTTTAATGAGACTCACGAGTGGCTTTTTTTAAAGACAGTGGAATTATTGTCTGCTCTTGGGACTTAATAATCGCATTCTGCTTTAAGAACCCGATGGGCACTGGCTGGGTATGGAGGCTTCCTCCTCCAGGACCGGCCACCAGCCTGGATACATCCCTGTAAGATCAGTGGGAACTCCTGAAAAGCCTCAGTGGGGCGTgacagccccagggcaggggcaaggCACCGAGCCTGGTTCTAAGGTGAGGAAGCTTACGGCCCCCCACGGGCGGACGGGTGGCTTGAGGTCACACGCGGGGCCTGGGGCAACCCCCGTTGGGGCCTTTTAGAAAGACCTTGAGGAAGGCTGAGCTATTTCTGCCCAGCATCAAGGCTGTGTGTCAGCCCTCCACCGGCGGCGTTCGTGGCACCGAGGGCAGAAATCTAAAATGCGGCTGCAGCGTTCTATTAAAATAGCTGTCTCTGTATAAATTAATTTACATCGTGCATGGACAGCTCGTGTCCCCCCTAAGTCTGCTGCTCTGGGGAAGGATGGAGCCCAAGGAGGCCTGCCTATGGCTTTGCCCTGCGCGCTGCCTGTGCCCAGGCGGGCCGGCCGGGGGTCACCTGCCATTGGTGATGATGACCGAGGCGCCCAGGTAGTGCGGCCGCGGCGCGCCCGGCGGGGAGGCGCCGGCGGGGCTGGGGGGCCGGGGCCGCAGCGCGCCCACCGCGGGCTCGGGGCCGCCGGGGCCGCAGGCGAGGCCCGGCGCGTGGGGCGCGGAGGTCCCCAGCGGCCCGCGCCGGGCCAGCACGCGGTGGTAGTTGAGCAGCACAAAGGGCAGCTGGGCGGCGGGCGCGGCCGGGccctcggcgggcggcgggcagCACTCGGGCGCTGGGGCGCGGGCCAGCGCCAGGCGGGCGCCGTCGCGGGCGGGCTGGCGGGCGGGCTTGGCCGGGCCCAGCGCCGGCTCCTCGCGGTAGTGGCCGCAGCTCGGGAagctcggcggcggcggcggcggagggaGAGGCGCGGTGTCCTCCCCGAACCTCCGTGCGGTGGCGGGCGCTGCGGACATAGGTGACACGTTAGACCCGAGGGAATGAAAGCCTAAAGCAACACCTAGCCCGCTAGCCAGGGCCCCGGCGGTCACCACCCCGCTGCCCACCGGGAAAGCATGGCCGCTGCTGCCATTCCCCTTACGCTACCTTCACCCCCGCCCCGCGCCCTTGGGGAGTCTCCAACTCCCTCCCTCTCCAGCGCCCAGACCTGCACTGGCTGCGAAAACCCAGGCAGTGTTcacggtctgctaactgcaaggtcagcaattcgaaaccactagccactctgcaagagaaagacgaggctttctacttacaGTCCCTCAGAAACGCACAAGGGCGGGTTCTACCCTCTCCCATAGGGACAGTACAAGCCGGCATCGATTccatagtgagtttggttagtttggggtttagggagccacatgaAAACGGGAAAGCGAAACAGGGACAATGATTGTGAAGAATATATTTCACTTCActcaacacccctccccccaaatgaaAACCCACTGCCTCTAGTCCATTATGATTCCTAGTGACTAGAGACAGGTTCCAAAGGCTGCAAATATTTAGGAAGGCGGACAGCCCCAGCTCTCTGCAACCACGGGTGTGTTTGACCCagggaccttgcagttaacagcaccATCAGGGCTGTTTTCGCTTCACCCAATATTTGCAAAGTGTTACTTCCAAGAattgctgctaggtgccatggAGGTGACTCAGATCCAAGTGCCCCTGTCTGACGCACCCCTACATGACTCAGTGCCTCCATCGGGCTTCCCCCGGCTGTGCTCATTAGGGGCCTCCTCTCCCAGCAAGCTGAAATCCTCAGCCTTGGGATGAAAAGCCAGATGTATAGCCGTTGTGCCACCAAAACTACATTTTCAATGAGGAATCAATATAAATTATTAAAGCCATTTATTGATTACTTTTTTTGGTTCTTCTCTGAAATCCTCAGAGCACATCTTAGTTGCAAGTTTCAATGCTCAGTTGGCTGTCAGTGGCAAGTGGTGACCCTACTATGTGACAAGGGCCTCTCCTGAGTCCTCGTCTTGATGTTAGGTGGCCTCAGTCCACCCTGATCTTGGCTTATTCCCAGTGGGAGTCAATCACCCCACTCTTCTCAGTACGATCATAACTAAAGTCATAACCACCCCCACTGACTTGGCTGTCAGAAAACAATGAGTTCCTTATGTTTTTATCTTAAAACAACCTTTGTCTTCATTTAATACCAAAAAGACTAAGAAGCCAGGCACAAATCACCTCAAAGTAGCCCCTTTGCCCTACGCTGACCAAGTGAGTAACAAATGAGGTGGTTATGCTTCCCTCACACTCTCTGGAAGGCAAACCCTCTGTGTCCTGCCATGGCCAACTTCAGACACACCAAAACATGACTTGGAAGTCGATCTCAAGCGGATCGTATTTCCACTTGTTGTCAAAACTCTTTTCTCTTTCTTACCTTGGATGTTGGAGACACTACCGTCCCCCTTGCCTGGTAGACAAGGAAAATCCAAATCTGAGAAGTTGGAGACTTCTGGGACCGACCCAGGCCCTGCCCTGGGTGCCGGAATCCACTTTTTTTAAGCTGGTGGATTTGGAAAGGCAGGTTCTAGTgattgcctgggggtgggggttaaatttgttccctcctttccatTTTGGAAAAGAAATGTATGGCAGCTGTACACAAACTGAGAGCCTTGGGGGAGGTGGATGCAGAGGAGGGGAAGGAGTGGGGATGCCTGCAGGGTGCTCTCCCCCTTACCAGGGTGGAGAATGGGGGTGGCATCATCTGGGACACACCCTGTAGCCCTAACACTTCTCAGTCAGCTAGCAGCACCCATGGGGCATTTGCATCTACACTCTGGGCAGGAGTTGGTAACTGCCCTCAATGTGTTGTGAGCTGCTGCCCAGTTGCCCACAACTCAGAAGGCTGCCCAGTCCGGCACCATTGCCAGGTCTGCAAGCTCGGTAGAAGCTTGTTAGCAACGTAGAACcgctgtctgttccccaggggcaCTGGCCGCTGGGAATGCAAGCTGGGCCCAGGAAGGGGAGAAttctaccaggcctggggtcagcAGGTAGAGACCTCCTGCCGCAGTGGTggctgccctccacccccacctgggGTTGGTCCCTGGGTCAAAGGGGAATTTGTCTGGCCCAGAGATGGCACCTTCCCTGAGGACATCTGCCCTCCTGCCACCAGGAGGAGCTGGCTGAAAGGCCATGGCTGCCTCTGTGATTGAACTAGCTCTAGTTCAGGGGCAAGCACATCACAGGGTCTAGCATTCCTATTTTCAGGTGAAGAAGTTGAAACCTGGAGATTTTGTGTCAGACCTTGGGCGGGCGGGTGCCATTGCTGTCTCCAAGCCCATGGCTTTTTCCGCTTCTCTTTTCCACCCCTGGAAGCCTGGCGCAGGAAGGAAACCAATGTGCAATCTGCCTCCCACGTTCCCTTTGGGGCGGAGGAGTGGAAAGTCAGCTTGCAACACATCTGCATGGGCCACTCCACTTGGAGCATGgtggctccccaggggagcccccGGGGCCAGGCGAGTTCCTAGCGGGGCTGCCTAAGCTGCTGCTTTCCTCCATCTGCTGAGCTCCCGTGCTCCGGAGCCTGGCCCCGGGAGCTGGGAAAGCATGCCGATCCTGACTTAACAGCAGAGAACGGTGCCGTTTGCCCAGAGTGGGAGGATGTTTTTCCCATCTGCCACCCCTCAGCCCAGCCCTGCAGCTCAGCCACCACCCACAGCAGAACAGGACCCACCTTCATAGTTTGGCATGAGGCTGTGCCGAGTAATGTTCACTGGTGGCTCTGGAAGGTTCTTCGCTGGAGACGGGCTGCTAGGCACTAAGGGGTTGGCATAATGCCACTGGCACTCGCCGCCGGCCGGCAGTGTGCTCAGGAAAAAGTGTGCCACCTCACACGGGGACCCTTGGGGCTGCCCGAACTTGGATGGCAGCATCGGCTTTTTGCTGCTGAAGACGTGCGAGTCCAGCGGGAGGTGGCCATAATGATAGGAGAAGGGCAGGCTGTAGGGCGGGGCGTACACAAGGTCACTGCTTTCTGAGTGGCGCTGCTGTTCCAGGGGTGCCGGAGCACTGGCGGGGGGGCTGCCACTCCAGGCTCCCAGCTGGCCGCAGTCCAGTTTGTCCATTTGGAACGAGCTGTATTGCTGCGTGGTGAGGAAGGCAGGTGAGAGGCCAGACAGGGGTGGGGACAAAGCTATCTTCCAGCCCCCTAAGGGGGCCCTGATCCCATCCCAGAcctggacccccacccccaccccctgccaccacTGCGAGGTGCCCACTGGGGAGAAGGGGCTGGCCAGCGGGACCCCAGGGATCACCCCTGGGCGGGAAGAgacagcacacacagacacactctttGTCCTTGTGATTTGCTGTCCAATTGATTCGGTCCCACGGCGGCCACACAGGGGGATCAAGGCTGCGACCTTTGAGAAGCGGgtcgccaggcctgtcttcagaggcacctctgggcgGGTTCGAACACTAGTCATCAAGCGTTTGAGAGTTCAGGCCACTCAGGGGCTCTTACATGTGctattctccctccccctcccccctgcaacACAACCATGAACATTACAGCAGGGAGGTCTTCATTTTATAAGGCTTTGTAAGCCCAGGTGTTCCCATCCCAATGACCACGCGTTCCAATGGGCACACATGTCATCCCTATTTAGCTAGCTCGTTTTCCCTAGGTCGGACTGTGCAGTGTTAGCTGCTTTGGGGGTGGTCCTCGCTCCCGGCGACCGAGTGCCCAGTGGActgaaatgctgcccggtcctgcaccggcTCCACCATCAGGTCCAGACCAGCCCATTGTGATCTGTAAGCTTTTCACTGTGAACTTTGGAAGCGCATCATTCAgcctctcttcctagtctgtcatagtctggaagctttacCAAAATCTGTTCCACCTCGTaggaacacacaagcctccacgcaCAGACGTGGCTGGGGATAAGGTGCACTGACTTGAGCTGAACCCGAGTCTCCTGTGTGGAAGGGAGAATTCCACCAGTGACCCAGCAGTGCCCTGCACGCCTCCATGTTCCCACTGCAGCCAGCCCAGCTGCACATCAGCTGTCCACTGCCCTCCCTGGTCTGTGGTTCTCTGGGGGACCATGCTCCAAGCCCGCAGTAAACCGTGCAGCTAGGGAGAGTGCAGCTATGCAGGTAAAAGGCCACCGCTCCGTAACATTTCGGGCTGGCCCCCAGCCCCCTGGAATAGCCACTGCGCGCACCCCACCCCCGCAGGATGCGCACGCTACCTGGGGAGGGTAAGGGTTTGTTCTCAGCTTTGTCTTCATCTTCGTATTTTTGGGCTTAGCTACTTTCCGAGTTTCTTGTGAGGTAGACAAGGTGATTCTCCAGGAATCCTGGGACTTGGACGTGGAGACCTGGTCCAGGGACAACTGGAGTTCCTTGTATTCAATAtccctgggaaggaaggaagggggaagagcaAGGTCAAGTCCAGCTGGCTGTGAAAGCAGAGTGGCGCCCCTGGCACCCCCCACCAAGCAGGCTCATGCTCACAGGCCTGGAGGATCCGGTCACCGAGGCTGACCCACTTGGGAATGGATGGGGTTGAGATAAACCTCATGACATGAATTCCCTCACAGCTCCGGGCTCGGCAGcctgagggagtgcagagtgcaggTGGCACTGCTTGGCAGCAATAGAGGGCAATCACGATGGCAGCTCTCTGCAGCCCCGATCACGCCAGGCATGTCCTGGGACACGAGGGGGCCACTCCACCCCCAACCAAAGCCACTGCCCTCAAACCCATCCCCACTCAGGGCAACCAATACATGGcctctgagactgtagatcttacgggcgcagacagcctcatctttctcccacagagcagctgctgggtttgaattgctgacctggtgATTTGCAGCCCAATGCCGGGCCACTGCACCAGCCATTTAGAAGGTAAagagccccctcctcccccgtGAGCACTTGTGGTCCATCCAGCCTGTCTCTACTTGGCGGCTCCAGGGGTCTGAGTGGAGGAAGCTTTGCAGGCCCAGGAGCCTGGCTTCCAGGCAGGTCCCTTGCCACACCCAGTGCCCATGTCTGCCATAAGGAGCTGCGTCTACGCAACTGTTTGCTCAGGAAGAATCATTCCAGGGCTGACGCGTTCTCTCCAAATttttacttaaaaacaaacaaacaaaaccattctACTTCTAGGACCGCAGTCGTCTTTCTGTGGAAGAACCCTGAGCCTCAATCTTGTCGGTGGTTAGAGCACAAACATGGTCCTTCCCAGGCTGGAGCTGAGGGATGGGTGAATATCTCAGGCTCAGTGCCAGAGCTGTGCGCAGCGCAAGTTGCTATAGACTAGCCCGGGCGGAGGCCAGAGTCTGTATGTGGCCTGGGTAGACTTATGTATCCCCGTTGGCTCAAAGGGTCTTAAAAGCATCGGTGACTGAATCTGACTTTCTGGACTGATCAAGGGGCAATATGTATCATCTTGTGTGGAGACCCTGGCACACCCCTCCTGCCCCAAACGGCATGCACATTCTCCCGAACCATTGTGGGCACACTTACCATGGGTGCATATTCCCAGTCTGGGATGGGAACCCCCTTTGCCTCCCATTCATAAAGGGGGTGGGCACCTcctgtccaccccaccccctcactggGCTTTCGGCTTAGAGTCTCTGACCTGCCCAGGGCCCCGCTCTCCCCCAGGGTCCCTGGCAGCACTAGCACTTTGTCCCCAATGCTGCATCTAGAAACCCTTTTTTGGGGGCCTCGCGGAATGACCGCGTTAAAATCAAATGGAAACATGAGACAGAGGGAAAGTTTTAGAAAGAGAGAGGGTGGCGGTGCTCATGGCAACGATCTGGTGAGGGCCGGGGGCGAAGGCGAGAGCAAGGAGAGGAACAAATACGTCGGACTTACGTGAGGACATAATTGACACTCACGATGCAGTGGGGCCGGGAGGAGCGGCTGTTGTGCACCACGGTGGCGTAGCTCTGCACCCACACCCAGCCGCCCAGCTTGGACAGCAGCCGGTAGTACTTGGTGGTGACCTGGCCCTTCACCAGCACTGCAAGACAAGGCGGCGTGAAGCCCATCAGGGGTCAGGGGAGAGGGGTTGCCCACCTACCCCTGGGATCCAGCCAGAAGCCCCGTGGCTGTGACCCTGGGCAGTGAGCTTTGGATATAATGCCCCATTGTCACCCCTATCACCAGTGACCAACCAACATCCCAGGCTCAAAATCCCTCTGGGGTCAGGGCACCTTTGAGAACTTGACAAAAGAGGGGAGCTTTCTCCCCAGGAGGATGCATGCTCGCACACAATGCAAGATCTTTGCCTTCAGTTTTAGGGGTACATGGAGCGCTCTCTGCCTACCCCGTGTATGCAGTTAAGAACGCAGCAGTCACTGTCTCCATAGGGAGAACAGCTTGCCCTAGTAATTGGGCAGCATTTGCACCCGGCAAAGTGATCAGCAGTGTCACTGCATTGCTTTTCCGTTTCCCCTAAAACCACAATTTGAGTTTAATCCACAAGCCCATTGCAGGGGGTAGGGATGTTGCAGTTATTTTAAACAAAGTAATGAGGGAGGGGCATTCCACCAAGTGTCTACTCCCTGCTGGTCTTTGCTGCTCACCACAacatctgtgtgtgtatgtgtgtgggtgtgttttcccagtgaagccttgttttcctctcttgccccaaggGCACACAGGAAAGACCTCAGCCTCAGTCTCCGCCCATCCTCTCGCCCTCAGTGCAAACTCAGGGGTCCTGAACAGCTAATTTCCCAACCTTGCGCACTCACCAACCCTCAATGCCCCCTCAgaggcttctaaggagcaggcgAGGAAGGGCCGATGAGAAGGAAAGTTACAGAACACGTGACACAAAAGCTTAAGGGGGTTGCGGGTCGAGGCAATGGAGAGgagaaagcccaaggagaaatTCTTATCGATCCAGTTAACATCATGAGagcaaaattaaagttgtcaGTCAATTATTTCATTCCGCTTGGACCAACGATCCatggccatggaagcagcagccaggggaTCAAGTGATGCATCACCTCCAGGGCATCTGCTGATGAACAACCCCGTAGGTGCTCTGAAAagcccagctggcacttggatgagcgAGGCGCCTCTGGCTTAAGCTAGGTCTTTTCAATCCCCTGACTGGCATGCCAGACTGGACCAAGACGGGGGAGCCTGCAGAAGGGATGCCGAATGAGTCTGCTGCTGGGAAGAATGCTCACTGCCCCGGGGCTAAGAAGAAGGAGCACATTCGTCTCAGAAGAAGTAAAGCTGGAACATCCTAAGCAGTGAGGGTAGCAAGTCTTGATCTTGCTTACTCTACccacatcatcaggaaagacaCATCTCTAGAAAAGGATATTGCATtgggttaaaaacaacaacaacaaataaaaaccacTGCCTTTGGGCTGATTCCGATTCACAGCAATTCTGCATAGGCGGGAACTCTGCATAAGCTATAAATCCTTAGGGGAgccaatagtctcatctttctcctgcagagaggctggtgggtttgaagtgccaaccttgcagttagcagcccaacacttacccggGAGGACCTCTAGGGGTGAAATCAGCAAAAATGAGGGTCGTTCTCCATGAGGTAGATTGATACGATAACCTCAGCAATTGGCTGAGACGCATGAGAAATCGTGGAAATGGCTCAGGGCTGGACAGTTCTGTTACCATAAGGTCACTGGCTTGGATGGACTAGTGTCCCCgcaaaatatgtgtcaacttggctgagccatgAATCTCATTGGCCtggtagttatgtaatgatgtaatcacCCTCACGATGCGATCTGAGGTGATCACCCGATCAGTTGCAAGGGGATTAGGATGGAGTACAACAGTCATACTGTAGTCACATCCTTGATCTGGCCTACAAGGACTTTTCCTGAGAGTGGCCTGAAAAGAAGGAGAGATAGATAGAGGAGGGACTGAAGACCacccagaaagaagagccatgacaagtggaaagaaaaggttttgaaaatgatgatggcgacatatgtacaaatctccttgatacaattgatgtatggattgttataagagttgtaagagcccccaataaaatgatttataaaaaaaattagaaGAAGAGCCGGGAGCAATGCATATCCTAAGGGCCCAGGGTctttgtgctgagaacctcctagacacaGAGAAAGATTAATGCTAAACCACACAGAACTCTCCAAGAACACCAGGCCCACAGATGCTGAAAAAAGACAAGGACCTGCCTCTTAAACGATGAGCTTACAGCAAAAGAAAGCCATTAAAGTAATGATCAATACGGATTTTTAATTGTATGGGAAATGTGTGCGAGACGATGTTAAATAAAGACAAGATTCAGAATTACctaggtggttgttgttaggtgccagcaaatTGGGTCCAACCCATAACGGTGCCgccatgcacaacaaaacaaaacactgccgagtaatgcgccgtcctcacagttaTTCCTGTGCCTGATCCTAttgccgcagccactgtgtccatccagctcattctgggccttcctctttcttgccacCCCTCtgtttttccaagcatgatgtccctctccagggactggtctctcctgacaacattttcaaagtacatgagacaaagtctcaccatcctggcctctaaggagcattctggccatatttaTGAAAAAGCTTATTTATGAaaaagcacacatacatacaagcaTACACACAAAACAATC is from Tenrec ecaudatus isolate mTenEca1 chromosome 2, mTenEca1.hap1, whole genome shotgun sequence and encodes:
- the SIM2 gene encoding single-minded homolog 2: MKEKSKNAAKTRREKENGEFYELAKLLPLPSAITSQLDKASIIRLTTSYLKMRAVFPEGLGDAWGQPNRAGPLDGMAKELGSHLLQTLDGFVFVVASDGKIMYISETASVHLGLSQVELTGNSIYEYIHPSDHDEMTAVLAAHQPLHHHLLQEYEIERSFFLRMKCVLAKRNAGLTCSGYKVIHCSGYLKIRQYLLDMSLYDSCYQIVGLVAVGQSLPPSAITEIKLHSNMFMFRASLDLKLIFLDSRVTELTGYEPQDLIEKKLYHHVHGCDVFHLRYSHHLLLVKGQVTTKYYRLLSKLGGWVWVQSYATVVHNSRSSRPHCIVSVNYVLTDIEYKELQLSLDQVSTSKSQDSWRITLSTSQETRKVAKPKNTKMKTKLRTNPYPPQQYSSFQMDKLDCGQLGAWSGSPPASAPAPLEQQRHSESSDLVYAPPYSLPFSYHYGHLPLDSHVFSSKKPMLPSKFGQPQGSPCEVAHFFLSTLPAGGECQWHYANPLVPSSPSPAKNLPEPPVNITRHSLMPNYEAPATARRFGEDTAPLPPPPPPPSFPSCGHYREEPALGPAKPARQPARDGARLALARAPAPECCPPPAEGPAAPAAQLPFVLLNYHRVLARRGPLGTSAPHAPGLACGPGGPEPAVGALRPRPPSPAGASPPGAPRPHYLGASVIITNGR